A portion of the Streptomyces coeruleoprunus genome contains these proteins:
- a CDS encoding sensor histidine kinase: protein MTLGTSRSVEARDALTRAEAAPGGHGVPECDPDDLPDGLVVADAHGRVVCFNAAAVRITARRRADAIGRPLDEALPLEDLKGRRWWALTDPYGGLAIRTGQPERNLLLPGGREVLVAARYVRERPLGPIRRVVVTLRGTEARRRTERSHAELIATVAHELRSPLTSVKGFTATLLAKWERFTDDQKRLMLETVDADANRVTRLITELLDISRIDSGRLEVRRQPVDLAAAVGRHIQAHTARGQSPDRFFIRIRRPLPDLWADPDKIDQILGNLLENAVRHGEGTVTIEVAPTRAHEDEKGTAVTVSDEGPGIPEESMGRVFTRFWRGSPRGGTGLGLYIVKGIVEAHGGTITVGRGPGGGAQFRFTLPVGAPAYVTQGF from the coding sequence ATGACGCTCGGCACGAGCAGGTCCGTGGAGGCACGGGACGCCTTAACGCGTGCGGAAGCGGCGCCGGGCGGCCACGGGGTGCCCGAGTGCGACCCCGACGACCTGCCCGACGGCCTGGTGGTCGCCGACGCGCACGGCAGGGTCGTCTGCTTCAACGCCGCCGCCGTCCGCATCACCGCCCGTCGGCGCGCCGACGCCATCGGGCGCCCCCTCGACGAGGCGCTGCCGCTGGAGGACCTCAAGGGCCGCCGCTGGTGGGCGCTGACCGACCCGTACGGCGGGCTCGCCATCCGCACCGGCCAGCCCGAGCGCAACCTGCTGCTGCCCGGCGGCCGCGAGGTGCTGGTCGCCGCCCGCTACGTCCGCGAGCGGCCCCTCGGCCCGATCCGCCGCGTCGTCGTCACCCTGCGCGGCACGGAGGCCCGGCGCCGTACGGAACGCAGCCACGCCGAGCTGATCGCCACCGTCGCGCACGAACTGCGCTCGCCGCTCACCTCGGTCAAGGGGTTCACCGCGACCCTCCTCGCGAAGTGGGAGCGGTTCACCGACGACCAGAAGCGGCTCATGCTGGAGACCGTCGACGCCGACGCCAACCGGGTCACCCGGCTGATCACCGAACTGCTCGACATCTCCCGGATCGACTCCGGGCGCCTGGAGGTACGCCGCCAGCCCGTCGACCTCGCCGCCGCCGTCGGCCGCCACATCCAGGCGCACACCGCGCGCGGCCAGTCCCCGGACCGCTTCTTCATCCGGATCCGCCGCCCCCTGCCCGACCTGTGGGCCGACCCCGACAAGATCGACCAGATCCTCGGCAACCTCCTCGAAAATGCGGTGCGCCACGGTGAGGGAACCGTCACCATCGAGGTGGCGCCCACCAGGGCGCACGAGGACGAGAAGGGGACGGCGGTCACCGTGAGCGACGAGGGTCCGGGCATCCCGGAGGAGTCGATGGGCCGAGTCTTCACCCGCTTCTGGCGCGGCAGCCCCCGCGGCGGCACGGGCCTGGGCCTGTACATCGTCAAGGGCATCGTCGAGGCCCACGGCGGCACGATCACGGTCGGCCGGGGCCCGGGGGGCGGCGCGCAATTCCGCTTCACCCTGCCGGTGGGCGCCCCGGCGTACGTAACGCAGGGCTTCTAG
- the pheT gene encoding phenylalanine--tRNA ligase subunit beta, whose protein sequence is MRVPLSWLREYVDLPVTETGRDVQAKLISAGLEVETVEQLGAGLTGPLVVGKVLTIEELTEFKKPIRFCTVDVGRANGTGEPQEIICGARNFAEGDKVVVALPGAVLPGDFRIAERKTYGRVSRGMICSGDELGMGDDGSHGIIVLPPEHEVGTDAIALLELYDEVLDIAVTPDRGYCLSMRGVARETAIAYGLPLRDPALLDVPAPNSYGYPVQVTDPIGCSRFTARTVVGLDPEARSPIWLQRRLQKAGMRPISLAVDVTNYVMLELGQPLHAYDRGRLDGPIGVRRAEAGEKITTLDGTVRVLDAADLVITDNRGPIGIAGVMGGANTEIADAEADPETGQVRGTTEVVIEAAHFDAISIARTARRHKLSSEASKRFERGVDPQAAAAAAQRTVDLLVLLAGGTAEAGVTEIIAPSAPRTVAMHADHPDRVAGVSYGRETVVRRLQEIGCDVYGQDELVVTVPSWRPDLNEPNDLAEEVIRLEGYENLPSTLPKPPAGRGLTERQRTHRRVGRALAGAGYVEALNYPFIGEQVFDQLDLPADDTCRQVVKLVNPLSDEEPALRTTLLPGLLGALRRNDGRGSHDLALFETGLVFRVPAEPGVAVRLPVDRRPTDAEIAGVNAVLPEQPRHVAVVLAGAREQAGWWGQGRPADWADAVEAARTVAREAGAELIVRQGQYGPWHPGRCAELAVVVDGAEQTVGYAGELHPRVVKALGLPARTCAMELNLDVVEEASTGALRAPRISAFPVATQDVALVVDQGVPAADVERALREGAGELLESLRLFDVFTGEQIGEGRKSLAYALRFRAADRTLTVEEASAARDAAVALAAERTGAVLRGA, encoded by the coding sequence ATGCGGGTCCCGCTTTCGTGGCTGCGGGAGTACGTCGACCTGCCGGTGACGGAGACCGGCCGTGACGTACAGGCCAAACTGATTTCGGCCGGCCTGGAGGTCGAGACCGTCGAGCAGCTCGGCGCCGGCCTCACCGGGCCCCTCGTGGTGGGCAAGGTCCTCACCATCGAGGAGCTGACCGAGTTCAAGAAGCCGATCCGCTTCTGCACCGTCGACGTCGGCCGGGCCAACGGCACCGGCGAGCCCCAGGAGATCATCTGCGGCGCCCGGAACTTCGCCGAGGGCGACAAGGTCGTCGTGGCCCTGCCGGGCGCCGTCCTGCCCGGTGACTTCCGGATCGCCGAGCGCAAGACGTACGGCCGGGTCTCCCGCGGCATGATCTGCTCCGGCGACGAGCTGGGCATGGGCGACGACGGCTCCCACGGCATCATCGTCCTGCCGCCCGAGCACGAGGTCGGCACGGACGCCATCGCGCTGCTGGAGCTGTACGACGAGGTCCTCGACATCGCCGTCACGCCCGACCGCGGCTACTGCCTGTCGATGCGCGGCGTCGCCCGCGAGACCGCCATCGCGTACGGGCTGCCGCTGCGCGACCCGGCGCTCCTGGACGTGCCCGCGCCGAACTCGTACGGCTACCCGGTCCAGGTCACCGACCCGATCGGCTGCTCCCGCTTCACCGCGCGCACCGTGGTCGGCCTCGACCCCGAGGCGCGCTCCCCGATCTGGCTGCAGCGCCGCCTCCAGAAGGCCGGCATGCGCCCGATCTCGCTCGCCGTCGACGTCACCAACTACGTGATGCTCGAGCTGGGCCAGCCGCTGCACGCCTACGACCGCGGCCGTCTCGACGGCCCGATCGGGGTGCGCCGCGCCGAGGCCGGCGAGAAGATCACCACCCTCGACGGCACCGTCCGCGTCCTCGACGCGGCGGACCTCGTCATCACCGACAACCGCGGCCCCATCGGCATCGCGGGCGTCATGGGTGGCGCGAACACCGAGATCGCGGACGCCGAGGCCGACCCGGAGACGGGCCAGGTCCGCGGCACCACCGAGGTGGTCATCGAGGCCGCCCACTTCGACGCGATCTCCATCGCCCGCACCGCCCGCCGCCACAAGCTGTCGTCCGAGGCGTCCAAGCGGTTCGAGCGCGGCGTCGACCCGCAGGCCGCGGCCGCCGCCGCCCAGCGCACCGTCGACCTGCTGGTCCTCCTCGCGGGCGGCACCGCCGAGGCCGGCGTCACCGAGATCATCGCGCCGAGCGCCCCCCGCACGGTCGCGATGCACGCCGACCACCCGGACCGCGTCGCGGGCGTCTCGTACGGCCGTGAGACCGTCGTCCGCCGCCTCCAGGAGATCGGCTGCGACGTCTACGGGCAGGACGAGCTGGTCGTCACCGTCCCGTCCTGGCGCCCCGACCTCAACGAGCCCAACGACCTCGCCGAGGAGGTCATCCGGCTGGAGGGCTACGAGAACCTGCCCTCCACGCTGCCCAAGCCGCCGGCCGGCCGCGGGCTCACCGAGCGCCAGCGCACCCACCGCCGCGTGGGCCGCGCCCTGGCCGGTGCCGGCTACGTGGAGGCGCTGAACTACCCGTTCATCGGCGAGCAGGTCTTCGACCAGCTCGACCTCCCGGCGGACGACACCTGCCGCCAGGTCGTCAAGCTCGTCAACCCGCTCTCCGACGAGGAGCCCGCGCTGCGCACCACGCTGCTGCCCGGCCTCCTCGGCGCCCTGCGCCGCAACGACGGCCGCGGCAGCCACGACCTGGCCCTCTTCGAGACGGGCCTCGTCTTCCGCGTGCCGGCCGAGCCCGGCGTCGCGGTGCGGCTGCCCGTCGACCGGCGCCCGACCGACGCGGAGATCGCCGGCGTCAACGCCGTCCTGCCCGAGCAGCCGCGGCACGTCGCCGTGGTCCTCGCCGGGGCGCGCGAGCAGGCCGGCTGGTGGGGCCAGGGCCGTCCGGCCGACTGGGCCGACGCGGTCGAGGCCGCCCGGACCGTCGCCCGCGAGGCCGGTGCCGAGCTGATCGTCCGCCAGGGCCAGTACGGCCCGTGGCACCCGGGCCGCTGCGCGGAGCTCGCGGTCGTCGTGGACGGCGCCGAGCAGACCGTCGGCTACGCCGGTGAGCTGCACCCGCGCGTCGTCAAGGCGCTCGGCCTGCCCGCCCGTACGTGCGCCATGGAGCTGAACCTCGACGTCGTCGAGGAGGCCTCCACCGGTGCGCTGCGCGCGCCGCGGATCTCCGCGTTCCCGGTCGCCACACAGGACGTCGCGCTCGTCGTCGACCAGGGTGTCCCGGCCGCCGACGTGGAGCGGGCGCTGCGCGAGGGCGCGGGCGAACTGCTGGAGTCCCTCCGGCTGTTCGACGTCTTCACCGGCGAGCAGATCGGCGAGGGCCGCAAGTCCCTGGCGTACGCGCTGCGGTTCCGCGCCGCGGACCGCACGCTGACCGTCGAGGAGGCGTCCGCCGCCCGGGACGCCGCCGTGGCGCTCGCCGCCGAGCGCACCGGCGCGGTGCTGCGCGGCGCCTGA
- the infC gene encoding translation initiation factor IF-3 codes for MSAEPRINDRIRVPEVRLVGPSGEQVGIVPLAKALELAQEYDLDLVEVAANARPPVCKLMDYGKFKYESAMKAREARKNQAHTVIKEMKLRPKIDPHDYDTKKGHVVRFLKQGDKVKITIMFRGREQSRPELGYRLLQRLAEDVQDLGFIESNPKQDGRNMIMVLGPHKKKTEAMAEAREAQAARKAERQGQPAQADPSAS; via the coding sequence ATCAGCGCCGAGCCCCGCATCAACGACCGGATTCGCGTTCCCGAGGTGCGACTTGTCGGTCCCAGCGGCGAGCAGGTCGGGATTGTCCCGCTTGCCAAGGCCCTGGAGCTTGCGCAGGAGTACGACCTCGACCTCGTCGAGGTCGCGGCGAACGCCCGCCCGCCCGTGTGCAAGCTCATGGACTACGGGAAGTTCAAGTACGAGTCGGCCATGAAGGCCCGTGAGGCGCGCAAGAACCAGGCGCACACGGTCATCAAGGAGATGAAGCTCCGGCCGAAGATCGACCCGCACGACTACGACACCAAGAAGGGTCACGTCGTCCGGTTCCTCAAGCAGGGCGACAAGGTCAAGATCACGATCATGTTCCGCGGTCGCGAGCAGTCCCGGCCGGAGCTGGGCTACCGGCTCCTCCAGCGGCTCGCGGAGGACGTCCAGGACCTCGGGTTCATCGAGTCGAACCCGAAGCAGGACGGCCGCAACATGATCATGGTTCTCGGTCCGCACAAGAAGAAGACCGAGGCCATGGCCGAGGCCCGCGAGGCGCAGGCCGCCCGCAAGGCGGAGCGCCAGGGCCAGCCCGCCCAGGCGGATCCGTCCGCCAGCTAG
- a CDS encoding PP2C family protein-serine/threonine phosphatase, translated as MIRTRFCRGGPCSSAPRRSRSWNPLPLLRRRGEQVVGDRLRHLVPLALPTVWGAAAITWKLACPLARQEGMAMRIATSVVFFTVGTGLVVGLRQGLARELKRVRAIAQATQQVLLRPLPPRMDGLSVAAGQLSASRGAAVGGDLYEAVVTPHGVRLVIGDVRGHGLAAIGAVAAVLGAFREAAHDEPGLGGVLRRLDRALQRYVRDRATDDHPSPGAGDGDDAPAEEFVTVLLLDIRRNGDVLVLNCGHPWPYRLGQGAERLAAGDPLPPLGTFPLPGTLPVRRCPRLLPGEALFLHTDGAEEARDTAGRFFRLEDVLAESLRAHRRDPAALVRHVHEALLRHTGGRLSDDVALLVVRNDRDERPERADRARVPAQSAETGLRRTRPAPSRR; from the coding sequence ATGATCCGTACGAGGTTCTGCCGCGGCGGACCATGCTCCTCGGCACCCCGCCGCAGCCGCTCCTGGAACCCCCTGCCGCTGCTGCGGCGGCGCGGTGAGCAGGTCGTCGGGGACCGGCTGCGCCACCTCGTACCCCTCGCGCTGCCCACCGTCTGGGGCGCGGCCGCCATCACCTGGAAGCTCGCCTGTCCGCTGGCCCGCCAGGAGGGCATGGCCATGCGGATCGCCACCAGCGTCGTCTTCTTCACCGTGGGCACCGGCCTCGTCGTCGGGCTCCGCCAGGGGCTCGCCCGGGAGCTGAAGCGGGTCCGGGCCATCGCCCAGGCCACCCAGCAGGTGCTGCTGCGCCCGCTGCCGCCCCGTATGGACGGCCTGTCCGTCGCCGCCGGCCAGCTCTCCGCCTCCCGTGGCGCGGCCGTCGGCGGCGACCTGTACGAGGCGGTGGTCACGCCGCACGGGGTGCGCCTCGTGATCGGCGACGTACGCGGGCACGGCCTGGCCGCGATCGGCGCGGTCGCGGCGGTGCTCGGGGCGTTCCGCGAGGCCGCCCACGACGAACCCGGCCTCGGCGGCGTGCTGCGCCGGCTGGACCGGGCGCTCCAGCGGTACGTGCGCGACCGCGCCACCGACGACCACCCCTCGCCGGGCGCCGGTGACGGCGACGACGCGCCGGCGGAGGAGTTCGTCACCGTCCTGCTGCTCGACATCCGCCGCAACGGCGACGTCCTGGTCCTCAACTGCGGCCATCCGTGGCCCTATCGGCTGGGGCAGGGTGCCGAGCGGCTCGCCGCGGGCGATCCGCTGCCGCCGCTGGGGACCTTCCCGCTGCCCGGCACCCTGCCGGTGCGCCGGTGTCCGCGCCTGCTGCCCGGTGAGGCGCTGTTCCTCCACACCGACGGTGCCGAGGAGGCCCGCGACACCGCCGGGCGGTTCTTCCGCCTCGAGGACGTGCTGGCCGAGAGCCTGCGGGCCCACCGACGAGACCCCGCCGCCCTCGTCCGGCACGTCCACGAGGCGCTGCTGCGCCACACCGGCGGGCGCCTCTCCGACGACGTGGCCCTGCTCGTCGTACGCAACGACCGCGACGAGCGCCCCGAGCGCGCCGACCGTGCCCGGGTGCCGGCGCAGTCCGCGGAGACCGGACTGCGCCGCACCCGGCCCGCACCCTCCCGTCGATAG
- a CDS encoding DUF1844 domain-containing protein has translation MSDATPNDAAPDFSAMTRDIAEVPAVEVIVTVAVNLMSAAAVKLGLTEDGDKYKDLDEARKLVHALAGLLDAGATEISSFHAAPLRDGLKSLQLAFREASIVPDEPGQGPGEKYTGPVYG, from the coding sequence ATGAGTGACGCAACGCCGAACGATGCCGCCCCCGACTTCTCCGCCATGACCCGTGACATCGCGGAGGTCCCCGCGGTCGAGGTGATCGTCACGGTCGCCGTGAACCTGATGAGTGCCGCCGCCGTCAAGCTGGGGCTGACGGAGGACGGCGACAAGTACAAGGACCTGGACGAGGCCCGCAAGCTGGTGCACGCCCTGGCGGGTCTGCTCGACGCCGGCGCGACCGAGATCAGCTCGTTCCACGCGGCTCCGCTGCGGGACGGTCTGAAGTCCCTCCAGCTGGCGTTCCGCGAGGCCTCCATCGTGCCGGACGAGCCGGGCCAGGGACCGGGCGAGAAGTACACCGGGCCGGTCTACGGCTGA
- the mycP gene encoding type VII secretion-associated serine protease mycosin produces the protein MRTARTPRGTARAALAALTATAFAVLPATPAHADAIRARQWGNEALNADEAWRTTKGEGITVAVLDTGVDETHPDLAGNVLPGKDFIGFGARRGDRAWARHGTAMAGIIAGHGHGPDGGDGVLGVAPEAKILPVRVILEGSDKARAKARHTKGSALAQGIRWAVDQGADVINLSLGDDSESAHAEAAEDAAVQYALAKGAVVVASAGNGGEKGDRVSYPAAYPGVIAVTAVDRYGTHASFSTSRWYATVSAPGVDVVIADPDRKYYEGWGTSAASAFVSGAVALVRAAHPGLTPSQIKKLIADTARDSPQGGRDDDKGYGTVDVAAAIEAGAKLRPADLKAATTGYGGPYFGPGPTPEEEHEEPPGPLAPVTGGVGALLVVTAAVLWRAGRRTE, from the coding sequence GTGAGAACCGCCCGGACCCCTCGCGGCACCGCCCGGGCCGCGCTCGCCGCGCTGACGGCCACCGCCTTCGCCGTCCTCCCGGCCACCCCCGCACACGCCGACGCCATCCGCGCCCGCCAGTGGGGCAACGAGGCCCTCAACGCCGACGAGGCCTGGCGCACCACCAAGGGCGAGGGCATCACCGTCGCCGTCCTCGACACGGGCGTCGACGAGACCCACCCGGACCTCGCCGGCAACGTCCTGCCCGGCAAGGACTTCATCGGCTTCGGCGCCCGGCGCGGTGACCGGGCCTGGGCCCGCCACGGCACCGCCATGGCCGGCATCATCGCCGGTCACGGCCACGGCCCCGACGGCGGCGACGGCGTCCTGGGCGTGGCCCCCGAGGCGAAGATCCTGCCCGTCCGGGTCATCCTCGAAGGCAGCGACAAGGCCAGGGCCAAGGCCCGCCACACCAAGGGCAGCGCCCTCGCCCAGGGCATCCGCTGGGCCGTCGACCAGGGCGCCGACGTCATCAACCTCTCCCTCGGCGACGACAGCGAGTCCGCCCACGCCGAGGCCGCCGAGGACGCCGCCGTCCAGTACGCCCTCGCCAAGGGCGCCGTGGTCGTCGCCTCGGCCGGCAACGGCGGCGAGAAGGGCGACCGCGTCTCGTACCCCGCCGCCTACCCCGGCGTGATCGCCGTCACGGCCGTCGACCGCTACGGCACCCACGCCTCCTTCTCCACCAGCCGCTGGTACGCCACGGTCAGCGCGCCCGGCGTCGACGTGGTCATCGCCGACCCCGACCGCAAGTACTACGAGGGCTGGGGCACCAGCGCCGCGTCCGCGTTCGTGTCCGGCGCCGTCGCGCTCGTACGGGCCGCACACCCCGGGCTCACCCCGTCCCAGATCAAGAAGCTGATCGCGGACACCGCCCGGGACAGCCCCCAGGGCGGCCGCGACGACGACAAGGGGTACGGCACGGTCGACGTCGCCGCCGCCATCGAGGCGGGCGCGAAGCTCCGCCCGGCCGACCTCAAGGCGGCCACCACCGGCTACGGCGGGCCGTACTTCGGCCCCGGGCCCACGCCGGAGGAGGAGCACGAGGAGCCGCCCGGCCCGCTCGCACCCGTCACCGGCGGCGTCGGCGCGCTGCTCGTGGTCACCGCCGCCGTCCTGTGGCGCGCGGGGCGCCGTACGGAGTGA
- the pheS gene encoding phenylalanine--tRNA ligase subunit alpha: protein MSAPNKSYDPVEVEALKPEEIERMRDEALAAFAAAGDLDELAHAKVAHTGGTSPLALANREIGALPPHAKAEAGKRVGQARGVVSKALAARQAELEAERDARVLVEEAVDVTLPYDRTPAGARHPLTTLMERVADVFVSMGYEVAEGPEVEAEWFNFDALNFVPDHPARQMQDTFFVQGPEGVKGDESGIVLRTHTSPVQARTLVDREPPVYVVCPGRVYRTDELDATHTPVFHQIELLAVDEGLTMADLKGTLDHMVQALFGPDMKTRLRPNFFPFTEPSAEMDMLCYVCRGESVGNADRPCRTCGSEGWIELGGCGMVNPKVLIACGVDPEKYSGFAFGFGIERMLMFRHNVEDMRDMVEGDVRFTRPFGMEI from the coding sequence ATGTCGGCACCCAACAAGTCGTACGACCCAGTCGAGGTCGAGGCACTGAAACCGGAAGAGATCGAGCGCATGCGGGACGAGGCGCTCGCCGCCTTCGCGGCCGCGGGCGACCTCGACGAGCTCGCCCATGCCAAGGTCGCGCACACGGGCGGCACCTCGCCGCTCGCGCTCGCCAACCGGGAGATCGGCGCCCTGCCCCCGCACGCCAAGGCGGAGGCCGGCAAGCGCGTCGGCCAGGCCCGCGGCGTCGTGTCCAAGGCGCTGGCCGCCCGCCAGGCGGAGCTGGAGGCCGAGCGCGACGCCCGCGTGCTGGTCGAGGAGGCGGTGGACGTCACCCTCCCCTACGACCGCACCCCGGCAGGCGCCCGGCACCCGCTGACCACCCTCATGGAGCGCGTCGCGGACGTCTTCGTCTCCATGGGCTACGAGGTCGCGGAGGGCCCCGAGGTCGAGGCGGAGTGGTTCAACTTCGACGCCCTCAACTTCGTGCCGGACCACCCGGCCCGCCAGATGCAGGACACCTTCTTCGTCCAGGGCCCCGAGGGCGTCAAGGGCGACGAGTCCGGCATCGTCCTGCGGACGCACACCTCGCCGGTGCAGGCGCGCACCCTCGTCGACCGCGAGCCGCCCGTCTACGTCGTGTGCCCCGGCCGCGTCTACCGCACGGACGAGCTGGACGCCACGCACACCCCGGTCTTCCACCAGATCGAGCTGCTGGCCGTGGACGAGGGCCTCACCATGGCGGACCTCAAGGGCACCCTCGACCACATGGTCCAGGCGCTCTTCGGGCCCGACATGAAGACCCGCCTGCGCCCGAACTTCTTCCCCTTCACCGAGCCGTCCGCCGAGATGGACATGCTCTGCTACGTCTGCCGCGGCGAGTCCGTCGGCAACGCCGACCGGCCCTGCCGCACCTGCGGCAGCGAGGGCTGGATCGAGCTCGGCGGCTGCGGCATGGTCAACCCGAAGGTGCTCATCGCCTGCGGCGTCGACCCGGAGAAGTACAGCGGATTCGCCTTCGGGTTCGGCATCGAGCGGATGCTGATGTTCCGCCACAACGTGGAAGACATGCGAGACATGGTCGAGGGTGACGTCCGGTTCACCCGGCCGTTCGGGATGGAGATCTGA
- the rplT gene encoding 50S ribosomal protein L20 gives MARVKRAVNAHKKRRAILEQASGYRGQRSRLYRKAKEQVTHSLVYNYNDRKKRKGDFRQLWIQRINAAARANGITYNRFIQGLKAANIEVDRKILAELAVNDANAFAALVEVAQKALPSDVNAPKAAA, from the coding sequence GTGGCACGCGTCAAGCGGGCAGTCAACGCTCACAAGAAGCGCCGGGCGATCCTCGAGCAGGCCAGCGGCTACCGCGGCCAGCGCTCGCGCCTCTACCGCAAGGCCAAGGAGCAGGTCACCCACTCGCTGGTCTACAACTACAACGACCGCAAGAAGCGCAAGGGCGACTTCCGTCAGCTGTGGATCCAGCGCATCAACGCCGCTGCCCGCGCCAACGGCATCACCTACAACCGCTTCATCCAGGGTCTGAAGGCCGCGAACATCGAGGTCGACCGCAAGATCCTGGCCGAGCTCGCGGTCAACGACGCCAACGCGTTCGCCGCCCTCGTCGAGGTCGCCCAGAAGGCCCTCCCGAGCGACGTCAACGCCCCGAAGGCCGCCGCCTGA
- the rpmI gene encoding 50S ribosomal protein L35 — translation MPKNKTHSGAKKRFKITGSGKVLRERAGKRHLLEHKSSKLTRRLTGNAEMAPGDSAKIKKMLGL, via the coding sequence ATGCCGAAGAACAAGACGCACAGCGGTGCCAAGAAGCGCTTCAAGATCACCGGCTCCGGCAAGGTGCTCCGTGAGCGCGCCGGCAAGCGCCACCTGCTCGAGCACAAGTCGTCCAAGCTGACGCGCCGCCTCACTGGCAACGCCGAGATGGCCCCGGGTGACAGCGCCAAGATCAAGAAGATGCTGGGTCTCTGA
- a CDS encoding RNA methyltransferase produces the protein MGTPELISPRSPRVAAAKRLAKRNFRGKERRFIAEGPQAVREAVDHRGPGGEPTLVELFTTTEAATRYADIVEAARANGARVHHAPDAVLAEVSQTVTPQGLVGVCRFLDSPFEDILAARPRLVAVLAHVRDPGNAGTVLRCADAAGADAVVLTDASVDLYNPKSVRASVGSLFHLPVAVGVPVEQAVAGLKGAGVRILAADGAGDDDLDAELDAGTMGGPTAWVFGNEAWGLPEETRALADAVVRVPIHGKAESLNLATAAAVCLYASARAQRAAGGCRSVTSG, from the coding sequence ATGGGCACCCCCGAGCTGATCTCCCCGCGCTCCCCCCGCGTCGCCGCCGCCAAGCGGCTCGCCAAGCGCAACTTCCGCGGCAAGGAGCGCCGGTTCATCGCCGAGGGCCCCCAGGCCGTCCGCGAGGCCGTCGACCACCGCGGACCCGGCGGCGAGCCCACGCTGGTCGAACTCTTCACCACCACCGAGGCCGCCACCCGGTACGCCGACATCGTCGAGGCCGCCCGCGCCAACGGCGCCCGGGTCCACCACGCCCCCGACGCCGTCCTCGCCGAGGTCTCCCAGACCGTGACCCCGCAGGGCCTCGTCGGCGTGTGCCGCTTCCTCGACTCGCCGTTCGAGGACATCCTCGCCGCCCGGCCCCGGCTCGTCGCCGTCCTCGCCCACGTACGCGACCCCGGGAACGCCGGGACCGTGCTGCGCTGCGCCGACGCGGCAGGCGCCGACGCCGTCGTCCTCACCGACGCCTCCGTCGACCTGTACAACCCCAAGTCCGTACGGGCCTCCGTCGGCTCCCTCTTCCACCTGCCCGTCGCCGTCGGCGTCCCCGTCGAACAGGCCGTCGCCGGGCTCAAGGGCGCCGGCGTGCGGATCCTCGCCGCCGACGGCGCCGGCGACGACGACCTGGACGCGGAACTCGACGCGGGCACCATGGGCGGGCCCACCGCCTGGGTCTTCGGCAACGAGGCCTGGGGCCTGCCCGAGGAGACCCGCGCCCTCGCGGACGCCGTCGTGCGCGTGCCGATCCACGGGAAGGCCGAGAGCCTGAACCTGGCGACCGCCGCCGCCGTATGCCTCTACGCGTCCGCCCGGGCGCAGCGCGCTGCCGGAGGGTGCCGCTCCGTCACGTCCGGCTAG
- a CDS encoding SseB family protein, with protein MALKNIPDPGFSDDDGSADPRLTAALAAWAEDRAAEPQVLEALKGARLLVPVVAVLGEVEEDENGLRREKTSDMAVPTLVAGDRRALPAFTSTESLARWDPAARPVAVPLHQALQAAAHEKADTLVLDMAGPVPYQLTGRSLLALAEGRTSTDPLDDPAVTAAVRAVVAAEPAVLRAHLGPGTADGTLAVVLAPDAPPADTARRLARALAADEALRARLYRGLDLALLPPDARPPGEPLYVRA; from the coding sequence GTGGCGCTCAAGAACATCCCCGATCCCGGCTTCTCCGACGACGACGGCTCCGCCGACCCGCGGCTCACCGCGGCCCTCGCGGCCTGGGCCGAGGACAGGGCGGCCGAACCACAGGTCCTGGAGGCATTGAAGGGCGCCCGGCTCCTGGTCCCCGTCGTCGCCGTGCTCGGCGAGGTCGAGGAGGACGAGAACGGCCTGCGCCGCGAGAAGACCAGCGACATGGCCGTGCCCACCCTCGTGGCGGGCGACCGCCGCGCGCTGCCCGCCTTCACGTCCACCGAGTCGCTGGCCCGCTGGGACCCGGCGGCCCGCCCCGTCGCCGTACCCCTGCACCAGGCCCTCCAGGCCGCCGCCCACGAGAAGGCGGACACCCTGGTCCTGGACATGGCGGGGCCCGTGCCCTACCAGCTGACCGGCCGGTCCCTGCTGGCGCTCGCCGAGGGTCGCACCAGCACCGACCCGCTGGACGACCCGGCCGTCACGGCCGCCGTACGCGCCGTGGTCGCCGCCGAGCCCGCCGTGCTCCGCGCCCACCTGGGCCCCGGCACCGCGGACGGCACCCTCGCCGTGGTCCTCGCCCCCGACGCGCCGCCGGCGGACACGGCCCGCCGCCTCGCCCGGGCGCTCGCGGCCGACGAGGCACTGCGCGCCCGCCTGTACCGCGGGCTGGACCTGGCCCTCCTGCCGCCGGACGCCCGGCCGCCGGGCGAGCCGCTCTACGTCAGGGCATGA